From Oreochromis niloticus isolate F11D_XX linkage group LG14, O_niloticus_UMD_NMBU, whole genome shotgun sequence, one genomic window encodes:
- the LOC102080994 gene encoding SPARC-related modular calcium-binding protein 1 — protein sequence MMLTLTFTCRALLLFLLSESVQTDKTAPFLITENMWPRGCVLDCQRGRHRPVCGSNGRLYKSLCAFQRAQCINTQLRHVARGHCTDPLQTKCQLAQAQGLEARARSRGSPAAAVFVPACSPEGHFMPMQCHNQTGYCWCSTPDGKPVSGTTVLRVVPNCTDHLAELVQITDTDATPIKDGDVGPGPTMDPRKPAELTAPPFWVTILMNSEPRGNRSLRRPPDNPQTCQRERASLLSQTRQAREDERFIPECTADGRYSPVQCHKATGYCWCVRVDTGRPRPGTSARNQIPDCTRAEAASLEKPLPGCPGARKKKFLQSLVRALQVEAQHAGSLSPYQDSNTDPSSAPSPTSNPPPSVAPSSSSSSLDNAPTNAAESSRPEVVLQWHFSQLDVDSDGWLSEREARPLRQFLRRRLKPRRCAKKFAQYCDSDGDRSLTLGELRVCLAL from the exons CCCTTCCTGATCACAGAGAACATGTGGCCTCGTGGTTGTGTGCTGGACTGCCAGAGGGGGCGCCACAGACCTGTGTGTGGCAGCAATGGCAGGCTGTATAAATCGCTGTGTGCCTTTCAGAGGGCACAGTGCATCAACACACAGCTCCGCCACGTTGCACGGGGACactgcacag ATCCGTTACAGACTAAATGCCAGCTGGCCCAAGCTCAGGGCCTTGAGGCCAGAGCCCGCAGCCGCGGTAGTCCTGCAGCTGCAGTTTTTGTGCCTGCGTGCAGTCCCGAAGGTCACTTCATGCCCATGCAGTGCCACAACCAGACCGGATATTGCTGGTGCTCCACGCCCGATGGCAAACCTGTCAGTGGTACCACGGTCCTCCGTGTGGTCCCCAACTGCACTG ATCACCTCGCCGAGCTCGTTCAAATCACCGATACAGATGCAACTCCAATCAAAG aTGGAGACGTTGGACCTGGACCTACAATGGACCCTAGAaaacctgcag AGCTGACGGCGCCTCCATTCTGGGTGACCATCCTGATGAACTCtgagccacgaggaaaccgctCACTCAGACGACCTCCTG acaATCCTCAGACTTGTCAGCGTGAGCGAGCGTCTCTGCTCTCTCAGACTCGCCAAGCCCGGGAGGATGAGCGTTTCATCCCAGAATGCACTGCAGATGGGCGTTACAGCCCTGTGCAGTGCCACAAGGCTACAGGTTACTGCTGGTGTGTCAGAGTGGACACTGGGAGGCCACGACCAGGCACCTCAGCACG GAATCAAATTCCAGACTGCACTAGGGCAGAGGCGGCATCACTGGAGAAACCTCTTCCTG GGTGTCCTGGAGCTCGTAAGAAGAAGTTCCTTCAGAGTCTGGTCAGAGCGCTGCAGGTGGAAGCACAGCATGCTGGGAGTCTGAGTCCCTACCA AGACTCAAACACAGATCCCTCCAGTGCTCCTTCGCCCACTTCAAACCCTCCACCCTCTGTCGCGCCttcatcttcttcctcctctctggATAATGCCCCCACTAATGCTGCAGAGTCTTCTAGGCCAGAGGTGGTGCTGCAGTGGCACTTTAGTCAGCTGGACGTGGACTCCGACGGGTGGCTCAGTGAGCGTGAGGCTCGACCCCTCCGTCAGTTCCTGCGGCGCAGACTGAAGCCGCGACGCTGTGCTAAGAAGTTTGCCCAGTACTGTGACAGCGATGGAGACCGAAGCCTGACGTTAGGGGAGCTGAGGGTGTGTCTGGCTCTCTGA